Proteins from a single region of Rhinolophus sinicus isolate RSC01 linkage group LG13, ASM3656204v1, whole genome shotgun sequence:
- the SLC4A11 gene encoding solute carrier family 4 member 11 isoform X11 has translation MAGATRHVFHLQPCENSSMSQCAYPEDAAESELPDGCGLLHTSRKYLKLKNFEEEIRAHRDLDGFLDRASIILNETATSLDDVLRAMLLRLVHKPDNTEPDCNVDLLMAVLFTDAGTPMEGKAVHLLSDTIQGVTATVTGVQYQQSWLCIICTSKSLLKRHVCISRLVRPQNWGENCCEVRFVILVLAPPKMKSTKTATEVGRTFATMFLDIAFRQKLLRTRTEEEFKEALVHQRQLLTMMDQGPNPSLKNYSISSMCIQKSHQPLQHKDFFAVGKGIREDFARRFPVYSLDFTDGIIGKNKAVGKFITTTLFLYFACLLPTIAFGSLNDEITYGVIDVQKTIAGQSIGGLLYALFSGQPLVVLLTTAPLALYTHVIRGICDDYELDFNTFYAWTGLWNSFFLALYALFNFSLIMSLFKRSTEEIIALFISMTFVLDAVKGTVKIFQKYYGISHGNHNADHISVLSLLGLGTSLNTSFHTALNTSLLANPPELTSVSSRSAEHPNRETAVLSLLIMLGTLWLSYTLYQFKKSPYLHPYMREILSDCALPISVLTFSLISSYGFREIKMSKFRYNPSESLFKIAEMQSLSLGAIGSAMGLGFLLSMLFFIEQNLVAALANAPENRLVKGTAYHWDLLLVAVINTGLSLFGMPWIHAAYPHSPLHVRALAVVEERVENGHIYETIVNVWETRLTTLGASILVGFSLLLLPVPLQWIPKPVLYGLFLYIALTSIDANQLFERMALLLKDQASYPPTHYIRRVPQRKIHYFTGLQVLQLLLLCAFGMSPLPYMKMIFPLIMLAMIPIRYKLLPRIIEAKYLDAMDAEH, from the exons ATGGCCGGGGCCACCAGGCACGTGTTTCATCTCCAGCCATGCG AAAACTCTTCCATGTCGCAGTGTGCCTACCCTGAGGATGCAG CCGAGAGTGAACTGCCTGATGGCTGCGGGCTCCTGCACACCTCCCGAAAG TACCTGAAGTTAAAGAACTTCGAGGAAGAGATCCGTGCGCACCGGGACCTGGATGGCTTTCTGGATCGGGCCAGCATCATCCTGAACGAGACGGCCACCTCCCTGGACGACGTGCTGCGGGCCATGCTGCTGCGCTTAGTCCACAAGCCCGACAACACCGAGCCTGACTGCAACGTGGACCTGCTCATGGCCGTGCTCTTCACAGATGCCGGGACTCCCATGGAGGGCAAAG CAGTCCACCTGCTGTCGGATACTATCCAAGGAGTCACGGCCACAGTCACAGGGGTGCAATACCAGCAGTCATGGCTCTGTATCAT CTGTACCTCCAAGTCCCTACTGAAGCGGCACGTGTGCATCAGCCGCCTGGTTCGCCCGCAGAACTGGGGGGAGAACTGCTGTGAGGTGCGGTTCGTCATCCTGGTGCTGGCCCCTCCCAAGATG AAAAGCACCAAGACTGCAACAGAGGTGGGGCGCACCTTTGCCACCATGTTCTTGGACATCGCCTTCCGCCAGAAGCTTCTGAGGACCCGCACGGAGGAAGAATTCAAGGAGGCCCTAGTACATCAGCGACAACTGCTCACCATGATGGACCAGGGTCCGAACCCCAGCTTAAAGAACTACAGCATAAGCTCCATGTGCATCCAAAAATCCCACCAG CCCCTGCAGCACAAGGACTTCTTCGCTGTGGGGAAGGGCATCCGGGAGGACTTCGCCCGCAGGTTCCCCGTGTACTCACTGGACTTCACTGACG GCATTATTGGGAAAAACAAGGCCGTGGGCaaattcatcaccaccaccctGTTCCTCTACTttgcctgcctcctgcccacgATCGCTTTTGGGTCCCTCAACGATGAGATCACATATGGGGTCAttg ATGTGCAGAAGACCATTGCTGGGCAGAGCATTGGAGGCCTCTTGTATGCACTCTTCTCCGGGCAGCCGCTGGTCGTGCTGCTGACAACCGCGCCCCTGGCCCTCTACACCCACG TGATCCGCGGCATCTGTGATGACTACGAGCTGGACTTCAACACCTTCTATGCGTGGACAGGCCTGTGGAACAGTTTCTTCTTGGCCCTTTACGCCCTCTTCAACTTCAGCCTGATCATGAGTCTCTTTAAGAG GTCGACAGAGGAGATCATTGCCTTGTTCATTTCCATGACATTCGTGCTGGATGCTGTCAAGGGCACGGTAAAAA TCTTCCAGAAGTACTATGGCATCAGCCATGGGAACCACAACGCAGATCACATCTCCGTGCTGAGCCTGCTGGGTCTCGGCACCAGCCTCAACACCAGCTTCCACACGGCCCTCAACACCAGCCTCCTGGCCAACCCGCCAGAGCTGACCTCAGTGAGCAGCCGTTCTGCGGAGCACCCAAACCGGGAGACTGCCGTGCTCAGCCTCCTTATTATGCTGGGCACGCTCTGGCTGAGCTACACCCTCTACCAGTTTAAGAAGAG CCCCTACCTGCACCCCTACATGCGGGAGATCCTGTCAGACTGTGCCCTGCCCATCTCCGtgctcactttctccctcatcagCTCCTATGGCTTCCGGGAAATTAAGA TGAGCAAGTTCCGCTACAACCCCAGCGAGAGCCTGTTTAAGATCGCTGAGATGCAATCGCTGTCCCTGGGGGCCATTGGCAGTGCCATGGGCCTCGGCTTCCTGCTCTCCATGCTGTTCTTCATCGAGCAGAACCTGGTGGCTGCCTTGGCTAACGCACCAGAGAACAG ACTGGTGAAGGGCACGGCCTACCACTGGGACCTGCTGCTCGTTGCCGTCATCAACACGGGGCTGTCTCTGTTTGGGATGCCCTGGATCCACGCTGCCTATCCCCACTCCCCGCTGCACGTCCGGGCACTGGCTGTGGTGGAAGAGCGTGTGGAGAACGGGCACATTTATGAGAC GATCGTGAATGTGTGGGAGACGCGGCTGACCACCCTCGGAGCCAGCATCCTGGTGGGTTTCTCCCTCCTGCTGCTACCTGTGCCGCTGCAGTGGATCCCCAAGCCTGTGCTCTATGGCCTCTTTCTGTACATCGCCCTCACCTCCATTGACGCCAACCAGCTCTTTGAGCGCATGGCCCTGCTGCTCAAGGACCAG GCCTCATACCCGCCCACCCACTATATCCGGAGGGTGCCCCAGAGGAAGATCCACTACTTCACAGGCCTGCAGgtcctgcagctgctgctgctctgtgcctttggCATGAGCCCCCTGCCCTACATGAAGATGATCTTCCCCCTCATCATGTTGGCTATGATCCCCATTCG CTACAAGCTGCTGCCCCGAATCATTGAAGCCAAATACTTGGACGCCATGGATGCTGAGCACTGA
- the SLC4A11 gene encoding solute carrier family 4 member 11 isoform X10, with the protein MSQCAYPEDAGYLKCDVDDASETHEESLGEEAFDTVNSSIVSGESIRFFVHVNLQVQPSQAAESELPDGCGLLHTSRKYLKLKNFEEEIRAHRDLDGFLDRASIILNETATSLDDVLRAMLLRLVHKPDNTEPDCNVDLLMAVLFTDAGTPMEGKAVHLLSDTIQGVTATVTGVQYQQSWLCIICTSKSLLKRHVCISRLVRPQNWGENCCEVRFVILVLAPPKMKSTKTATEVGRTFATMFLDIAFRQKLLRTRTEEEFKEALVHQRQLLTMMDQGPNPSLKNYSISSMCIQKSHQPLQHKDFFAVGKGIREDFARRFPVYSLDFTDGIIGKNKAVGKFITTTLFLYFACLLPTIAFGSLNDEITYGVIDVQKTIAGQSIGGLLYALFSGQPLVVLLTTAPLALYTHVIRGICDDYELDFNTFYAWTGLWNSFFLALYALFNFSLIMSLFKRSTEEIIALFISMTFVLDAVKGTVKIFQKYYGISHGNHNADHISVLSLLGLGTSLNTSFHTALNTSLLANPPELTSVSSRSAEHPNRETAVLSLLIMLGTLWLSYTLYQFKKSPYLHPYMREILSDCALPISVLTFSLISSYGFREIKMSKFRYNPSESLFKIAEMQSLSLGAIGSAMGLGFLLSMLFFIEQNLVAALANAPENRLVKGTAYHWDLLLVAVINTGLSLFGMPWIHAAYPHSPLHVRALAVVEERVENGHIYETIVNVWETRLTTLGASILVGFSLLLLPVPLQWIPKPVLYGLFLYIALTSIDANQLFERMALLLKDQASYPPTHYIRRVPQRKIHYFTGLQVLQLLLLCAFGMSPLPYMKMIFPLIMLAMIPIRYKLLPRIIEAKYLDAMDAEH; encoded by the exons ATGTCGCAGTGTGCCTACCCTGAGGATGCAG GCTACCTCAAGTGTGACGTGGATGATGCCTCTGAAACCCATGAGGAGAGCCTGGGGGAAGAGGCCTTCGACACTGTCAACTCCTCCATTGTGTCTGGCGAGAGCATCCGTTTTTTTGTCCACGTCAACCTCCAGGTGCAGCCCAGCCAGGCTG CCGAGAGTGAACTGCCTGATGGCTGCGGGCTCCTGCACACCTCCCGAAAG TACCTGAAGTTAAAGAACTTCGAGGAAGAGATCCGTGCGCACCGGGACCTGGATGGCTTTCTGGATCGGGCCAGCATCATCCTGAACGAGACGGCCACCTCCCTGGACGACGTGCTGCGGGCCATGCTGCTGCGCTTAGTCCACAAGCCCGACAACACCGAGCCTGACTGCAACGTGGACCTGCTCATGGCCGTGCTCTTCACAGATGCCGGGACTCCCATGGAGGGCAAAG CAGTCCACCTGCTGTCGGATACTATCCAAGGAGTCACGGCCACAGTCACAGGGGTGCAATACCAGCAGTCATGGCTCTGTATCAT CTGTACCTCCAAGTCCCTACTGAAGCGGCACGTGTGCATCAGCCGCCTGGTTCGCCCGCAGAACTGGGGGGAGAACTGCTGTGAGGTGCGGTTCGTCATCCTGGTGCTGGCCCCTCCCAAGATG AAAAGCACCAAGACTGCAACAGAGGTGGGGCGCACCTTTGCCACCATGTTCTTGGACATCGCCTTCCGCCAGAAGCTTCTGAGGACCCGCACGGAGGAAGAATTCAAGGAGGCCCTAGTACATCAGCGACAACTGCTCACCATGATGGACCAGGGTCCGAACCCCAGCTTAAAGAACTACAGCATAAGCTCCATGTGCATCCAAAAATCCCACCAG CCCCTGCAGCACAAGGACTTCTTCGCTGTGGGGAAGGGCATCCGGGAGGACTTCGCCCGCAGGTTCCCCGTGTACTCACTGGACTTCACTGACG GCATTATTGGGAAAAACAAGGCCGTGGGCaaattcatcaccaccaccctGTTCCTCTACTttgcctgcctcctgcccacgATCGCTTTTGGGTCCCTCAACGATGAGATCACATATGGGGTCAttg ATGTGCAGAAGACCATTGCTGGGCAGAGCATTGGAGGCCTCTTGTATGCACTCTTCTCCGGGCAGCCGCTGGTCGTGCTGCTGACAACCGCGCCCCTGGCCCTCTACACCCACG TGATCCGCGGCATCTGTGATGACTACGAGCTGGACTTCAACACCTTCTATGCGTGGACAGGCCTGTGGAACAGTTTCTTCTTGGCCCTTTACGCCCTCTTCAACTTCAGCCTGATCATGAGTCTCTTTAAGAG GTCGACAGAGGAGATCATTGCCTTGTTCATTTCCATGACATTCGTGCTGGATGCTGTCAAGGGCACGGTAAAAA TCTTCCAGAAGTACTATGGCATCAGCCATGGGAACCACAACGCAGATCACATCTCCGTGCTGAGCCTGCTGGGTCTCGGCACCAGCCTCAACACCAGCTTCCACACGGCCCTCAACACCAGCCTCCTGGCCAACCCGCCAGAGCTGACCTCAGTGAGCAGCCGTTCTGCGGAGCACCCAAACCGGGAGACTGCCGTGCTCAGCCTCCTTATTATGCTGGGCACGCTCTGGCTGAGCTACACCCTCTACCAGTTTAAGAAGAG CCCCTACCTGCACCCCTACATGCGGGAGATCCTGTCAGACTGTGCCCTGCCCATCTCCGtgctcactttctccctcatcagCTCCTATGGCTTCCGGGAAATTAAGA TGAGCAAGTTCCGCTACAACCCCAGCGAGAGCCTGTTTAAGATCGCTGAGATGCAATCGCTGTCCCTGGGGGCCATTGGCAGTGCCATGGGCCTCGGCTTCCTGCTCTCCATGCTGTTCTTCATCGAGCAGAACCTGGTGGCTGCCTTGGCTAACGCACCAGAGAACAG ACTGGTGAAGGGCACGGCCTACCACTGGGACCTGCTGCTCGTTGCCGTCATCAACACGGGGCTGTCTCTGTTTGGGATGCCCTGGATCCACGCTGCCTATCCCCACTCCCCGCTGCACGTCCGGGCACTGGCTGTGGTGGAAGAGCGTGTGGAGAACGGGCACATTTATGAGAC GATCGTGAATGTGTGGGAGACGCGGCTGACCACCCTCGGAGCCAGCATCCTGGTGGGTTTCTCCCTCCTGCTGCTACCTGTGCCGCTGCAGTGGATCCCCAAGCCTGTGCTCTATGGCCTCTTTCTGTACATCGCCCTCACCTCCATTGACGCCAACCAGCTCTTTGAGCGCATGGCCCTGCTGCTCAAGGACCAG GCCTCATACCCGCCCACCCACTATATCCGGAGGGTGCCCCAGAGGAAGATCCACTACTTCACAGGCCTGCAGgtcctgcagctgctgctgctctgtgcctttggCATGAGCCCCCTGCCCTACATGAAGATGATCTTCCCCCTCATCATGTTGGCTATGATCCCCATTCG CTACAAGCTGCTGCCCCGAATCATTGAAGCCAAATACTTGGACGCCATGGATGCTGAGCACTGA
- the SLC4A11 gene encoding solute carrier family 4 member 11 isoform X13, with translation MAGATRHVFHLQPCENSSMSQCAYPEDAGYLKCDVDDASETHEESLGEEAFDTVNSSIVSGESIRFFVHVNLQVQPSQAAESELPDGCGLLHTSRKYLKLKNFEEEIRAHRDLDGFLDRASIILNETATSLDDVLRAMLLRLVHKPDNTEPDCNVDLLMAVLFTDAGTPMEGKVHLLSDTIQGVTATVTGVQYQQSWLCIICTSKSLLKRHVCISRLVRPQNWGENCCEVRFVILVLAPPKMKSTKTATEVGRTFATMFLDIAFRQKLLRTRTEEEFKEALVHQRQLLTMMDQGPNPSLKNYSISSMCIQKSHQPLQHKDFFAVGKGIREDFARRFPVYSLDFTDGIIGKNKAVGKFITTTLFLYFACLLPTIAFGSLNDEITYGVIDVQKTIAGQSIGGLLYALFSGQPLVVLLTTAPLALYTHVIRGICDDYELDFNTFYAWTGLWNSFFLALYALFNFSLIMSLFKRSTEEIIALFISMTFVLDAVKGTVKIFQKYYGISHGNHNADHISVLSLLGLGTSLNTSFHTALNTSLLANPPELTSVSSRSAEHPNRETAVLSLLIMLGTLWLSYTLYQFKKSPYLHPYMREILSDCALPISVLTFSLISSYGFREIKMSKFRYNPSESLFKIAEMQSLSLGAIGSAMGLGFLLSMLFFIEQNLVAALANAPENRLVKGTAYHWDLLLVAVINTGLSLFGMPWIHAAYPHSPLHVRALAVVEERVENGHIYETIVNVWETRLTTLGASILVGFSLLLLPVPLQWIPKPVLYGLFLYIALTSIDANQLFERMALLLKDQASYPPTHYIRRVPQRKIHYFTGLQVLQLLLLCAFGMSPLPYMKMIFPLIMLAMIPIRYKLLPRIIEAKYLDAMDAEH, from the exons ATGGCCGGGGCCACCAGGCACGTGTTTCATCTCCAGCCATGCG AAAACTCTTCCATGTCGCAGTGTGCCTACCCTGAGGATGCAG GCTACCTCAAGTGTGACGTGGATGATGCCTCTGAAACCCATGAGGAGAGCCTGGGGGAAGAGGCCTTCGACACTGTCAACTCCTCCATTGTGTCTGGCGAGAGCATCCGTTTTTTTGTCCACGTCAACCTCCAGGTGCAGCCCAGCCAGGCTG CCGAGAGTGAACTGCCTGATGGCTGCGGGCTCCTGCACACCTCCCGAAAG TACCTGAAGTTAAAGAACTTCGAGGAAGAGATCCGTGCGCACCGGGACCTGGATGGCTTTCTGGATCGGGCCAGCATCATCCTGAACGAGACGGCCACCTCCCTGGACGACGTGCTGCGGGCCATGCTGCTGCGCTTAGTCCACAAGCCCGACAACACCGAGCCTGACTGCAACGTGGACCTGCTCATGGCCGTGCTCTTCACAGATGCCGGGACTCCCATGGAGGGCAAAG TCCACCTGCTGTCGGATACTATCCAAGGAGTCACGGCCACAGTCACAGGGGTGCAATACCAGCAGTCATGGCTCTGTATCAT CTGTACCTCCAAGTCCCTACTGAAGCGGCACGTGTGCATCAGCCGCCTGGTTCGCCCGCAGAACTGGGGGGAGAACTGCTGTGAGGTGCGGTTCGTCATCCTGGTGCTGGCCCCTCCCAAGATG AAAAGCACCAAGACTGCAACAGAGGTGGGGCGCACCTTTGCCACCATGTTCTTGGACATCGCCTTCCGCCAGAAGCTTCTGAGGACCCGCACGGAGGAAGAATTCAAGGAGGCCCTAGTACATCAGCGACAACTGCTCACCATGATGGACCAGGGTCCGAACCCCAGCTTAAAGAACTACAGCATAAGCTCCATGTGCATCCAAAAATCCCACCAG CCCCTGCAGCACAAGGACTTCTTCGCTGTGGGGAAGGGCATCCGGGAGGACTTCGCCCGCAGGTTCCCCGTGTACTCACTGGACTTCACTGACG GCATTATTGGGAAAAACAAGGCCGTGGGCaaattcatcaccaccaccctGTTCCTCTACTttgcctgcctcctgcccacgATCGCTTTTGGGTCCCTCAACGATGAGATCACATATGGGGTCAttg ATGTGCAGAAGACCATTGCTGGGCAGAGCATTGGAGGCCTCTTGTATGCACTCTTCTCCGGGCAGCCGCTGGTCGTGCTGCTGACAACCGCGCCCCTGGCCCTCTACACCCACG TGATCCGCGGCATCTGTGATGACTACGAGCTGGACTTCAACACCTTCTATGCGTGGACAGGCCTGTGGAACAGTTTCTTCTTGGCCCTTTACGCCCTCTTCAACTTCAGCCTGATCATGAGTCTCTTTAAGAG GTCGACAGAGGAGATCATTGCCTTGTTCATTTCCATGACATTCGTGCTGGATGCTGTCAAGGGCACGGTAAAAA TCTTCCAGAAGTACTATGGCATCAGCCATGGGAACCACAACGCAGATCACATCTCCGTGCTGAGCCTGCTGGGTCTCGGCACCAGCCTCAACACCAGCTTCCACACGGCCCTCAACACCAGCCTCCTGGCCAACCCGCCAGAGCTGACCTCAGTGAGCAGCCGTTCTGCGGAGCACCCAAACCGGGAGACTGCCGTGCTCAGCCTCCTTATTATGCTGGGCACGCTCTGGCTGAGCTACACCCTCTACCAGTTTAAGAAGAG CCCCTACCTGCACCCCTACATGCGGGAGATCCTGTCAGACTGTGCCCTGCCCATCTCCGtgctcactttctccctcatcagCTCCTATGGCTTCCGGGAAATTAAGA TGAGCAAGTTCCGCTACAACCCCAGCGAGAGCCTGTTTAAGATCGCTGAGATGCAATCGCTGTCCCTGGGGGCCATTGGCAGTGCCATGGGCCTCGGCTTCCTGCTCTCCATGCTGTTCTTCATCGAGCAGAACCTGGTGGCTGCCTTGGCTAACGCACCAGAGAACAG ACTGGTGAAGGGCACGGCCTACCACTGGGACCTGCTGCTCGTTGCCGTCATCAACACGGGGCTGTCTCTGTTTGGGATGCCCTGGATCCACGCTGCCTATCCCCACTCCCCGCTGCACGTCCGGGCACTGGCTGTGGTGGAAGAGCGTGTGGAGAACGGGCACATTTATGAGAC GATCGTGAATGTGTGGGAGACGCGGCTGACCACCCTCGGAGCCAGCATCCTGGTGGGTTTCTCCCTCCTGCTGCTACCTGTGCCGCTGCAGTGGATCCCCAAGCCTGTGCTCTATGGCCTCTTTCTGTACATCGCCCTCACCTCCATTGACGCCAACCAGCTCTTTGAGCGCATGGCCCTGCTGCTCAAGGACCAG GCCTCATACCCGCCCACCCACTATATCCGGAGGGTGCCCCAGAGGAAGATCCACTACTTCACAGGCCTGCAGgtcctgcagctgctgctgctctgtgcctttggCATGAGCCCCCTGCCCTACATGAAGATGATCTTCCCCCTCATCATGTTGGCTATGATCCCCATTCG CTACAAGCTGCTGCCCCGAATCATTGAAGCCAAATACTTGGACGCCATGGATGCTGAGCACTGA
- the SLC4A11 gene encoding solute carrier family 4 member 11 isoform X6 — protein MLGVAACVMDVDDRQARCENESSNVQGGGLQLRCWAWQPRSSITGKLTPTGRVEAATSLQSWRPELCSAASVSCITSPENSSMSQCAYPEDAAESELPDGCGLLHTSRKYLKLKNFEEEIRAHRDLDGFLDRASIILNETATSLDDVLRAMLLRLVHKPDNTEPDCNVDLLMAVLFTDAGTPMEGKAVHLLSDTIQGVTATVTGVQYQQSWLCIICTSKSLLKRHVCISRLVRPQNWGENCCEVRFVILVLAPPKMKSTKTATEVGRTFATMFLDIAFRQKLLRTRTEEEFKEALVHQRQLLTMMDQGPNPSLKNYSISSMCIQKSHQPLQHKDFFAVGKGIREDFARRFPVYSLDFTDGIIGKNKAVGKFITTTLFLYFACLLPTIAFGSLNDEITYGVIDVQKTIAGQSIGGLLYALFSGQPLVVLLTTAPLALYTHVIRGICDDYELDFNTFYAWTGLWNSFFLALYALFNFSLIMSLFKRSTEEIIALFISMTFVLDAVKGTVKIFQKYYGISHGNHNADHISVLSLLGLGTSLNTSFHTALNTSLLANPPELTSVSSRSAEHPNRETAVLSLLIMLGTLWLSYTLYQFKKSPYLHPYMREILSDCALPISVLTFSLISSYGFREIKMSKFRYNPSESLFKIAEMQSLSLGAIGSAMGLGFLLSMLFFIEQNLVAALANAPENRLVKGTAYHWDLLLVAVINTGLSLFGMPWIHAAYPHSPLHVRALAVVEERVENGHIYETIVNVWETRLTTLGASILVGFSLLLLPVPLQWIPKPVLYGLFLYIALTSIDANQLFERMALLLKDQASYPPTHYIRRVPQRKIHYFTGLQVLQLLLLCAFGMSPLPYMKMIFPLIMLAMIPIRYKLLPRIIEAKYLDAMDAEH, from the exons ATGTTGGGGGTGGCTGCATGTGTGATGGATGTTGATGACCGCCAGGCCCGCTGTGAGAATGAGAGCAGCAATGTGCAGGGAGGAGGGCTCCAACTCAGGTGCTGGGCGTGGCAGCCAAGGAGCAGCATTACAGGGAAGCTGACTCCTACTGGGAGGGTGGAGGCAGCCACCTCCCTCCAATCCTGGCGGCCCGAGCTGTGTTCCGCAGCCAGCGTATCCTGCATTACTTCACCGG AAAACTCTTCCATGTCGCAGTGTGCCTACCCTGAGGATGCAG CCGAGAGTGAACTGCCTGATGGCTGCGGGCTCCTGCACACCTCCCGAAAG TACCTGAAGTTAAAGAACTTCGAGGAAGAGATCCGTGCGCACCGGGACCTGGATGGCTTTCTGGATCGGGCCAGCATCATCCTGAACGAGACGGCCACCTCCCTGGACGACGTGCTGCGGGCCATGCTGCTGCGCTTAGTCCACAAGCCCGACAACACCGAGCCTGACTGCAACGTGGACCTGCTCATGGCCGTGCTCTTCACAGATGCCGGGACTCCCATGGAGGGCAAAG CAGTCCACCTGCTGTCGGATACTATCCAAGGAGTCACGGCCACAGTCACAGGGGTGCAATACCAGCAGTCATGGCTCTGTATCAT CTGTACCTCCAAGTCCCTACTGAAGCGGCACGTGTGCATCAGCCGCCTGGTTCGCCCGCAGAACTGGGGGGAGAACTGCTGTGAGGTGCGGTTCGTCATCCTGGTGCTGGCCCCTCCCAAGATG AAAAGCACCAAGACTGCAACAGAGGTGGGGCGCACCTTTGCCACCATGTTCTTGGACATCGCCTTCCGCCAGAAGCTTCTGAGGACCCGCACGGAGGAAGAATTCAAGGAGGCCCTAGTACATCAGCGACAACTGCTCACCATGATGGACCAGGGTCCGAACCCCAGCTTAAAGAACTACAGCATAAGCTCCATGTGCATCCAAAAATCCCACCAG CCCCTGCAGCACAAGGACTTCTTCGCTGTGGGGAAGGGCATCCGGGAGGACTTCGCCCGCAGGTTCCCCGTGTACTCACTGGACTTCACTGACG GCATTATTGGGAAAAACAAGGCCGTGGGCaaattcatcaccaccaccctGTTCCTCTACTttgcctgcctcctgcccacgATCGCTTTTGGGTCCCTCAACGATGAGATCACATATGGGGTCAttg ATGTGCAGAAGACCATTGCTGGGCAGAGCATTGGAGGCCTCTTGTATGCACTCTTCTCCGGGCAGCCGCTGGTCGTGCTGCTGACAACCGCGCCCCTGGCCCTCTACACCCACG TGATCCGCGGCATCTGTGATGACTACGAGCTGGACTTCAACACCTTCTATGCGTGGACAGGCCTGTGGAACAGTTTCTTCTTGGCCCTTTACGCCCTCTTCAACTTCAGCCTGATCATGAGTCTCTTTAAGAG GTCGACAGAGGAGATCATTGCCTTGTTCATTTCCATGACATTCGTGCTGGATGCTGTCAAGGGCACGGTAAAAA TCTTCCAGAAGTACTATGGCATCAGCCATGGGAACCACAACGCAGATCACATCTCCGTGCTGAGCCTGCTGGGTCTCGGCACCAGCCTCAACACCAGCTTCCACACGGCCCTCAACACCAGCCTCCTGGCCAACCCGCCAGAGCTGACCTCAGTGAGCAGCCGTTCTGCGGAGCACCCAAACCGGGAGACTGCCGTGCTCAGCCTCCTTATTATGCTGGGCACGCTCTGGCTGAGCTACACCCTCTACCAGTTTAAGAAGAG CCCCTACCTGCACCCCTACATGCGGGAGATCCTGTCAGACTGTGCCCTGCCCATCTCCGtgctcactttctccctcatcagCTCCTATGGCTTCCGGGAAATTAAGA TGAGCAAGTTCCGCTACAACCCCAGCGAGAGCCTGTTTAAGATCGCTGAGATGCAATCGCTGTCCCTGGGGGCCATTGGCAGTGCCATGGGCCTCGGCTTCCTGCTCTCCATGCTGTTCTTCATCGAGCAGAACCTGGTGGCTGCCTTGGCTAACGCACCAGAGAACAG ACTGGTGAAGGGCACGGCCTACCACTGGGACCTGCTGCTCGTTGCCGTCATCAACACGGGGCTGTCTCTGTTTGGGATGCCCTGGATCCACGCTGCCTATCCCCACTCCCCGCTGCACGTCCGGGCACTGGCTGTGGTGGAAGAGCGTGTGGAGAACGGGCACATTTATGAGAC GATCGTGAATGTGTGGGAGACGCGGCTGACCACCCTCGGAGCCAGCATCCTGGTGGGTTTCTCCCTCCTGCTGCTACCTGTGCCGCTGCAGTGGATCCCCAAGCCTGTGCTCTATGGCCTCTTTCTGTACATCGCCCTCACCTCCATTGACGCCAACCAGCTCTTTGAGCGCATGGCCCTGCTGCTCAAGGACCAG GCCTCATACCCGCCCACCCACTATATCCGGAGGGTGCCCCAGAGGAAGATCCACTACTTCACAGGCCTGCAGgtcctgcagctgctgctgctctgtgcctttggCATGAGCCCCCTGCCCTACATGAAGATGATCTTCCCCCTCATCATGTTGGCTATGATCCCCATTCG CTACAAGCTGCTGCCCCGAATCATTGAAGCCAAATACTTGGACGCCATGGATGCTGAGCACTGA